From the Catharus ustulatus isolate bCatUst1 chromosome 2, bCatUst1.pri.v2, whole genome shotgun sequence genome, the window GCAATGAAACTAGATACTGTTCCAATtacagcagcacccacagcacttATAATTCCAGCTATTGCTCCAGGAGAAGCTGAAAAAACAGAGATGTTTGTATACATTTCTTAGAACTGAAAGCCACATCAAAGTATAGTCAAAGCAAGCCCTCTAAACACTTCCAAAAACCATTAAACTGAAATTACATAAAATTGTAATAATCAACTCTGTGCATAATGAAAAGTAAATCCTTTCATTTTGTAACCATTGACTTCTTAGCAATGCCCATTGTTAAGGAACTTAAGCATGCCTGCTTTAAGTTCCACTAATTAAAAAAGCAACCCTTTCATAGCCATATCTACTTTGATGCACACAATCACTGcaccagcagcatctctgtgacCTTAATACTTAGGAATCACTTGtaacataaaaatgttaaagGACTATGGAAGCAGAGCTTAAAGTAAGCATTCTAGATAGCACAAAACCTTTTTAATTGTAACCCATTCCCAGTAGTGACCATTCTAGCAGAAGACCAGCAATCAGAAACCCCAAGAAAACAAGCTTCATACGTGCAAACATCATCATACACACAAATTCATGCATTTACCCGGCTCTTCTTGGCCATTGTTTGGAGTTGGGCCCTTTCGTTCTGCAAAAATGAACGGAGAGTTTACATTTTTTATGTCTAAAGAACACTCATAATTGACAAATCTTTTGTCAATTAATTACTCAAAGTTACAAACCATCTGTTATATCCATACAATGCTAAACTGGCACTGAAactttctgttttcaaagcatggctcagagcagtgccAACTGCAGCCTTGAGTGCTCAGCACTTCTACAAAATCAGCACAGAGTATTTGTGAGATCTGGTGTAATAAGCCTGTGCACCACCACAGAGATTTCATATAATTTCAGAGTAACATTCAGCTGTACTTCCACGGAACCCTCTAtcttttcctaaaatcccagCCTCATCTACTAAATACCTTTGCAATTCTCTTCACAAGCAAGCCAGAGGTTCTACAAATACTAACTCCAAATTTGTGCAAATTGTACCACCAAGGCAGGAACCTGTGCAGATGAAACCACCACACAAGTCTCTACAAATGCTTCTTGCCCCTTTCAATTTTCAAGAACTGCCCCAAAGGAGCGTTGGAAGGGGAAAGCTACCCAAAAAAGTGGCATCAGTGATCTCTACCTAGGACAACTCTCCAGAGAAGTCAGTAACCATTagcacatcccaaaccccatcaaGATACTTAAACCAACTCTGATCTGGAAATAGTAAAATTGCAGTAATGCACCATTTAGACATagcaaattaacaaaaaaaagtttggtGAGCTATGAAATGGTTTCATACTGCTCAGTGTATAGAACCATATGGTAGTAAAGGGACCTTAGGGACCTTAGTGATCACAGAGCTTCAAACTCTCTGGcactggcagggacaccttccactaaaccaggctgctcaaagctccatccaggctggtcttggacacttctagggatggagcatccacaactttCCACCTGCCTTACTGCCACCAACACAGTAAAGAAGTGAAGACTAAGGATCACTTGGCAGTATAAAGATCACTTCATCCTGtgggaaaaaggaaatcttTACAAACACAAGGTGGACCCTCCTCTGACCCACTCCTAGACTTCTGAACTACAAGAACTAAAGGAAACTGAAAGTATGTCATAGAAGATCAAAACCAGAATTTGGATGACCTTAAAAACTATATTCATGGTGAATTTTGAATTACTGCATTCGCAATTCAGTTTTAGAAGCCATCTTTCTTAGTGTAACAGTAAAAATCACTCAAAATTTTTGTTCTAGACGAGTTTATCCCttaaatatttgggttttttttttttttggcagagacAGAACGCATTACTTTTGAACTCAAAAGTATGCTCTTAAATTTCAGATACCAGAACCAAATGCATTACAAATTAGAGCATGTCTTATCAGCTTGTGATCAAGCTTTAATCAAAAGCTCAGGCAGCCATAGAAACAATACGAAGCACAACCTGCTATCTTACCATTACTGCCACGGTCATCACTTCCTCCTTTTGGTAAATGGCCATCCACCAGATCTGAATCATCAAATGTGCctataaaataatgcaaatagcATTACCATGTTTCAAGTTCAGTGAATAAGACACACCAAGGCATATAATGACATGGAAATTTCCTCAAGACCATTCaactgaatttctgtttttagGTTCAGCACCAGAGTCACAACATTTAACCTTTCAAAAGCCCTCACAGTGTCAAGTCCCttcagcccagcactgcacagtTTGACAGCAGCACTCCTTTCTTGGACTTCCTGATCAACTGAGAGAAGTCAGTGTCCAAGAGCAGGTAGTACTGCACAAATCAGGTTAAGCAAGCAAGGAGCCCTATAAGCTGCTTAACCCTAATGGCCCAAATCTCACTGTCttgcaaaaacaaagaaagaacgTGGACAGAAAAGGACCATCTACTTTCAAGGCTGCAACTAAGAATGATTCTTCAGAGTTGGGTCTTTAAGTCACAAACAGCCCAAATGTAATTCTCTTCTCTGATTTACTGCAGGACATTGAAATAGTCCCTCTCCATTTCCACTGAACCCTACCTCATGGAGCCTTCCTGCCTCCCTCAAggcacctcctcctccttccctctgctgccaaATGAATATTTAGTTTACACAAAGCAAACAAGTTTCAGGCAGAAAACTAAAAGTATTGCATTGGAGGATGTTTTAGCTGGGTGCCAAAAGTGCTGTACTGAGGCATGCAAGACTCAAATTGAAGTATCTGCTGCAAATCAGACAGGTGAAAGAACAAGAACTGAGGCTTGCATTCTAGGGCTCTTTACCACCATGTTTGTGAATAATAGcaatatgtttttttctgggttaGACAAAGACAGAGAGGAATTCTGAACCAGAACAGGCAAAGAAGGATGTGTATTTTATATCTATCTTTCAAACACAAACAATTGTATTTCTTAATGGGGcctttaaataaattaaaaaaaaaagaaaaaaaaaggaagcaaccCTTTAACTTGGagttttatctttaaattaGATCCTTTAATAATAAAGATCATAGGTAATTGCTACTTACTTTTGAACATGACTAGAAGGGATTTGGTTTGTAAAGAAGAAAGAACTCAATCCAGTACACCACAGGCAGCCAAGAGCAGCATTGCTCcaagcacacagacacacacacacagagtcccCCATCCTGCCTCTTCCCCACTTCATCCTGCTTTTAAGTGAAAGTGACTCAACGGGTTTGCTATGGAATTTCAAGAATGGAGCAAAGCTTATTTGCATGACAACTTTTTCTCAATCTTCAGCGTTTGATGTGTACCACACCTGACATACATAGCAGGTAATTAACAAGGATCAATTATTAGAAGTGTAACTGAGAGAGTAAAACCAGGAGTTTGAGCTAGAAGTCTTACCAGAGCCTTTAGGTTGATCTTGCTTGGGGTTATCTAATCACAGAAGAGagatttaagggaaaaaaaaagaaaaaaaatgtcaagaTAACAAAACCAGACTACAGTACAGTGATGTTCAAAGGGACTAGGAGAGATTAACAAATACTCTTTTACTGTTCAGAAATTCCTGTTAGATCAGTCTTACCAGTGTCTCTAGGATTTGCAGGAGGAAGTGGCTTGGGATCATCTATACACAAATAAGAGTTAGAATAAATTGAGCAAAATTACTAgtgtgaagaaaacaaaagcagagcatGTAGTGACGTTGAAAGATGATCTGACCTAAAATACTGTATTGAAACTTCTCCACgtaattttcctttaattagctaatactgtatttctttgGTTATTTTAGCTCAACACTGTGTTTTAATGCCACAAAGAGTTTTCCTGCTACATTAACCAGCATGTCAGATCCTTGCCAGGATGGAGCATACACAGTAAAACTCATTAAGTCTTACGCACCATTTTAGTTTGCGCATCTGATTTCAAAGGCTGAGcttctttaaatttttctaCCAGGTACAGACTACTTAGCTGTTTCCCCTTTTAAAATTACCAGGTTTTAACCAAATATAAGGCTTGGTACCTCACTTGAAAAATAGACAAAGTACACAAAATAGAACTAGATATACGGTCCTCTCAATGACATTTCATTTGGCTTGCTACAAAATAGGAAGAGATCTTAGGAATCATCTGTGTACAGTTTTGTAACAACCCTCACATTAGAAAGGGTACTTTCCTTCAAATTATTTATAACAGATTAATGTTTCATTGTGCTACTAAAAATACTTCCTGAAATGGGAGAGATTACTTCGGGATTAACTATTCCATAAGTAATAGTTTATGGAGTTAGTGCCACCTAGTGAAAAAACATCAATGAAACAAGTAGAAACTGGCTaagaaattattgaaattttTGGTGATCCAGAACCTTAAGATTACCAAACAACTAgactgcaattatttttatcGACAGTCTGCTACCTTAATCAACTCAGTGCCTTATTATACTTAGGTCATAAAGGATGAATAGACATTGCAACAGGTACATTTGAGCAGTATCCAGGAAAATATGATACTTACCAGGACCAAGAGCATGGGTCAAGTCAAGATCAtctacaaagaaagaaaggaagtttTAAATGTAATGCAAAAACTGAAGTAGTCTTAGactatttttgaaacaaaatggaCCCCCCAATGTTTTCTCCACAAATGAAAGACATGATCACTCATCAATGACTCATAGAAAAGGCTCACAAAGTTACCAGGCATTACCTGCCAAGTGATTTGCTACTTTTGAAGATGATGGGACCTGTCAAGGGCCAGCTCAAGGTGAGCAAGCTCCAAACACGTAGACTAAAAGCCAACGGAAGGGATTGTCTCAGGCTCTTTAGGCTTGTGAAAtcacaaaatacatttctgagACAGATTCCAAAATGAAGAAATCCTTTTGCTGTTAGGGAACGGCTTTGTTTTATGGAAATATTACAACCCTGTGTGCCACTAAATTGAAAAATTCAAGATCTCAAATTGGTATGCACACTACACTTAATTTTACAGTAAAAGGCATTACAAGCCAATTAGATCTCACCTAGATCTGATGGTGTCTTCTGAGTTACAGGAGGCTTCTTTGTAGTTTCTGTCAGGTATggttaggggaaaaaaaatactatttaacACACTGTTCAGAAGCTACATGAAGGACAAAGAATAAATGATAAATACACATCTATGcaacaaaatacacaaaataaaatctatacAGCAAGACAATTTTCCTCAAAGAGAAATCTTTAAATATTCAGAAGAGAAATTTGAGTTTTATGTGGTCCACATCTTGACAAACACATGGCTGAATTGTTCCACTGAGGTTTAAATAAACCACATGTGGCAAAGTTGTCATGCTTGGTCATGCAGTAAtacttagaaagaaaaaagtcaaaagTAGCTACAATTTTTCTGCCTACCTTCCAAAAGTGCATCTCCTAAGGAGAAATCATCTTGGCCTGCAGAAGATAAAAGTAACAGTAAGGACACTGCTTTTTCTCATTCAAACCCAACATTTATTAAAGTCATAAACGTGTCTATGATCGATCTTGAGGTATGTATTCTGCTTCCTGAGTCAATCTAGAAGAATATTTTGAGTCAGGGTTGAAGACAGACATTCTTCTCTATTTCTCCAAGTCACTATCCATGtgtcttttcagaaaaataagaaaaggaacCACACCAAAAATTTGCTCTATAGAAATGACCTGAAGAGTTGGAACATACATTCCTGCAGCCAATAATGCACTTTATCCTTGTACTTTACTCTTTACACTACTATTGCATGCTTTTTTAGTGCCATCCACAGTATATTCTTTCCCACTCCGCTCTTCTTTCCACTGAACCACAAAATAAGCTGGGGGACAGCTTCCAATGCACAAGAACATAAAAGATTCCAGTCTGAAGAAGAGCCTTGAAGCACAAAGGCCAATATCAAAGTTCTTATGTAATGGAGTTAATATCTTGCCagtaaaaattagttttcaggGGTTCATAagacttacagtaaattcacgaatacaagccgcactgaatataagccgcatctctgggtgttggcaaatatttcggtttttgtccatagataagccgcacacgaatataagccgctctgtcgttcgcagcgaggacccgcgcgcaattagtaacagaaccgcgggagggcagggtttactggctgagctaaggctgtgcaggctcggcccgctaggggccgctgatggggccaggtggcccagcccggtgctgccgctcggggccggccaccgctgcccctgggctcggtcaccccgggtcggcgctgccccgcggtggcaggcagggacggagcttcccccgctcctacggcagcggcggtgggcggggacagagctttcccgcgcccgtggcgccggcggcgggcgcggacaaagcaccccgcctcctccccgagccgcggaaatggcggcgcgcacttcccgccccccccccgagccgcggcaatggcggtgcggggctcccgccggctcccggagccgcggcaatggcggcgccccgcccccgtcggctccccgggccgcggcaatggcagcgcggcccccccgagccgcggcaatggcggcgcggcccccccgtgtcctccccgagccgcggcaatggcggcgcccccccccccgtcggctcccggggccgcggcaatggcggcacccccccccccgtcggctccccgggccgcggcaatggcggcgcccccccccccgtcggctccccgggccgcggcaatggcggcgcccccccccccgtcggctccccgggctgcggcaatggcggcgccccccgcccccccccccacctctcctccccgggccgcggcaatggcggtgccccccccccctcctcccctgggctgcagcagaggaggaaagagagctctcccgcctctctccccgccccccgtgctgcctgcagggagccagggcaacacggtaacactgtaacaattgcgaaatgccggcttttactggccggtgcttggctcggcactctggctggcacgtctggggttgtaaatgtcagaaaattattaatatattagccgcacccgactattagccgcacttccgagtttccaccaaaatttttgtcaaattgctgcggcttgtattcgtgaaattactgtacctttccCCCTAACTCAGACTAGCAGTATGGAGGTGGTTAAGATATTAGCATGTATGATCTTGAACAGTCTTTTCAACTTCCTAAAACACAGCTCAATGCAGCTGGCACCACTATAGGGTCTCCACTCCAGGGGGATTAGATTCTATTTTCAGTTCTTAGGAAAAGAATACTGTCTCTTGCTGCATTAAATCAATTGCT encodes:
- the CD99 gene encoding CD99 antigen isoform X1, with amino-acid sequence MRRWRLLVLPALLAVLLSVRGQDDFSLGDALLEETTKKPPVTQKTPSDLDDLDLTHALGPDDPKPLPPANPRDTDNPKQDQPKGSGTFDDSDLVDGHLPKGGSDDRGSNERKGPTPNNGQEEPASPGAIAGIISAVGAAVIGTVSSFIAYQKKKLCFKQSADEENVNMQSHRGAQSEPPVQRTLLEN
- the CD99 gene encoding CD99 antigen isoform X2, with protein sequence MRRWRLLVLPALLAVLLSVRGQDDFSLGDALLEETTKKPPVTQKTPSDLDDLDLTHALGPDDPKPLPPANPRDTDNPKQDQPKGSGTFDDSDLVDGHLPKGGSDDRGSNERKGPTPNNGQEEPASPGAIAGIISAVGAAVIGTVSSFIAYQKKKLCFKQSDEENVNMQSHRGAQSEPPVQRTLLEN